The Mobula birostris isolate sMobBir1 chromosome 14, sMobBir1.hap1, whole genome shotgun sequence genome includes a region encoding these proteins:
- the LOC140210073 gene encoding solute carrier family 45 member 3 translates to MEKPQPNFFFHRKRSQLLLLNSLTCGLEICVAAGITFVPPLLLEAGVQEKYMTMVLGIGPVLGLIFVPMIGSASDHWTSRYGRRRPFIWGLCLGVLLSLFIIPHAGRLATAFSLKDYPVDVIFLIVGICMLDFCGQVCFTPLEALLSDLFHDTEECRQAFSMYSFMISLGGCIGYFLTAIDWRRTSLSAYLGGHEDCLFTLLAAIFVVCIFATFFVSEESSKNADVLVDISTKEAMKPLSRHCGCTMSTVWRVRHSLLVLKNCCTFIPKLYHLYCRIPKVTRQLVVAEFYSWMALMTFMMFYTDFVGEGLYQGIPNARPGSEARLRYDEGVRMGSMGLFLQCAFSILCSTIMDKLVTRFGTKAVYLASIAFFTISAIIMCLSKSVVLVTAMSALTGFTYSTLQILPYTLNSLYHKEKQVFFCKHKFTELEDANCQVDRKISPPNGILNHKSYNQNGSMVTAAPLLMAKGPPPDQSAGPQSRSEVVVSADVEQATMGRGICLDLAILDSAFLLSQVIPSLLMGTIVQFTQTVTAYMISAATFGTVALYFATKIVFDKNDLEKYLV, encoded by the exons ATGGAGAAGCCCCAGCCCAATTTCTTTTTCCACAGGAAGAGGTCCCAGCTGTTGCTGCTGAACTCGCTGACGTGTGGCCTGGAGATCTGTGTGGCAGCTGGAATCACCTTTGTGCCCCCTCTGCTCctcgaggctggagtccaggAGAAGTATATGACCATGGTCTTGG GAATTGGGCCAGTCCTCGGACTGATATTTGTCCCGATGATTGGGTCAGCCAGCGACCACTGGACGAGTAGATATGGCCGCCGACGCCCTTTCATTTGGGGTCTCTGCCTCGGTGTCCTTCTCAGTCTCTTCATTATCCCGCACGCCGGCCGCCTGGCCACTGCTTTCAGCCTGAAAGACTACCCGGTGGATGTCATCTTCCTCATCGTTGGCATCTGCATGTTGGACTTCTGTGGCCAAGTCTGCTTCACCCCGCTGGAGGCCCTGCTTTCTGACTTGTTCCACGACACCGAGGAATGTAGGCAGGCCTTCTCCATGTATTCCTTCATGATCAGCCTAGGAGGTTGTATTGGTTACTTCCTGACAGCAATAGACTGGAGAAGGACCTCCCTCTCCGCCTACCTGGGTGGACACGAGGACTGCCTCTTCACGCTTCTGGCTGCCATATTTGTCGTGTGCATTTTTGCCACTTTCTTTGTCTCCGAAGAGAGCTCCAAAAATGCGGACGTGCTGGTGGACATCTCAACAAAGGAAGCCATGAAGCCTTTGTCGAGGCACTGTGGCTGCACCATGAGTACTGTGTGGCGTGTAAGGCACTCCCTCCTTGTACTGAAGAACTGTTGCACTTTCATCCCCAAACTGTACCACTTGTACTGCCGCATTCCCAAGGTGACCCGCCAGCTGGTGGTGGCCGAGTTCTACAGCTGGATGGCCCTCATGACCTTCATGATGTTCTACACGGACTTTGTGGGGGAAGGACTCTACCAGGGCATCCCGAATGCCCGCCCGGGCAGTGAAGCCAGACTGCGCTATGATGAAG GTGTTCGGATGGGCAGCATGGGCCTTTTCCTGCAGTGTGCGTTCTCCATCCTCTGCTCCACAATCATGGACAAGCTGGTTACGAGGTTTGGAACCAAAGCTGTGTACCTCGCCAgcattgccttcttcaccatttcTGCCATCATCATGTGCCTTTCGAAGAGTGTGGTCCTGGTCACAGCCATGTCTGCGTTAACAGGGTTTACGTATTCAACGCTGCAGATCCTGCCCTATACGTTAAACTCACTTTATCACAAGGAAAAACAG GTATTTTTTTGCAAGCACAAGTTTActgaactcgaagatgctaattGCCAAGTGGACCGCAAAATATCTCCGCCAAACGGAATCTTGAATCATAAGTCATACAATCAAAATGGCAGCATGGTCACGGCCGCTCCCCTGCTGATGGCCAAGGGGCCTCCGCCTGACCAAAGTGCAGGTCCACAGAGCCGGAGCGAGGTGGTGGTTTCTGCCGACGTCGAACAGGCCACAATGGGAAGAGGGATTTGTCTTGACCTAGCCATTCTAGATAGTGCCTTCCTCCTCTCTCAGGTCATTCCCTCACTGCTCATGGGCACAATCGTCCAGTTTACACAGACAGTAACTGCTTACATGATCTCTGCTGCCACCTTTGGGACAGTGGCTCTTTATTTTGCAACCAAAATAGTTTTTGATAAAAATGATTTAGAAAAGTATTTAGTGTGA